In a single window of the Papaver somniferum cultivar HN1 chromosome 8, ASM357369v1, whole genome shotgun sequence genome:
- the LOC113302607 gene encoding uncharacterized protein LOC113302607, with product MHQKKSEVQIGKESSGFSSDFNPTPPFLHHLYPPNNNQLFIQTHLEYHQSTPPLPSPPPPPPSSPLTTTTTTTTQDENSISNPKILLSTPHKRPIMNHHHQHSSGTLTHSPTLSSLHHHHHQQQHQHHNQPFSQYPTISSTNSPSCPSPYLIISSATKAAVFRILRQIRHIRRLRLHLRLILLLSLPSFYFFLSNPHSSFLLDFLSALAFSFALLLSLNLALPRLPSIRLLLSRSFPLKISSNSNSSSARSPPPVFWSIGSKPKLETRVVNSGSGVQAYSNGDVYEGEFHKGKCSGSGVYYYYMSGRYEGDWVDEKYDGYGVETWARGSRYRGQYRQGLRHGFGVYKFYTGDVYAGEWSSGQSHGCGAHTCEDGSRYVGEFKWGVKHGLGHYHFRNGDTYAGEYFADKMHGFGVYRFANGHRYEGAWHEGRRQGLGMYTFRNGETQSGHWQNGVLDIPSTQNIHPGSPIAVNHSKVLNAVQEARRAAEKAYDVARVDERVNRAVGAANKAANAARVAAVKAVQKQMHDGETQTEGILSMV from the exons ATGCATCAGAAGAAATCCGAAGTTCAGATCGGGAAAGAAAGCAGCGGTTTCTCTTCCGATTTTAATCCTACTCCGccctttcttcatcatctttatccTCCTAATAACAATCAATTATTCATACAAACACATCTTGAATATCATCAATCCACcccaccattaccatcaccaccacctccaccaccatcatcaccattgacgacgacaacaacaacaacaacacaagatgagaattcaaTATCAAACCCAAAAATCCTCCTCTCTACACCTCACAAAAGACCCATAATGAatcaccaccatcaacactcttCTGGCACTCTTACTCACTCACCTACTTTATCATCactacaccaccaccaccatcaacaacaacaccaacatcATAATCAACCCTTTTCTCAATACCcaacaatttcatcaacaaatTCACCTTCTTGTCCATCTCCATATCTAATAATCTCATCAGCAACGAAAGCTGCAGTCTTTCGAATACTACGTCAAATTCGACATATACGTCGTCTacgtcttcatcttcgtcttatACTTCTTCTATCCTTACCTTCTTTTTACTTCTTTCTATCAAACCCTCACTCATCTTTCTTATTAGACTTTTTGTCAGCTCTTGCATTCTCCTTTGCGCTGCTTTTATCATTAAATCTTGCTCTACCTCGTCTGCCATCCATTCGTCTACTTCTTTCTCGTTCATTTCCATTAAAAATCTCATCGAATTCCAATTCGTCATCTGCTAGATCACCTCCACCTGTGTTTTGGTCAATTGGCTCTAAGCCCAAATTGGAAACAAGGGTTGTCAATTCTGGATCTGGGGTTCAGGCTTACAGCAATGGGGATGTATATGAAGGTGAATTTCATAAAGGGAAATGTTCAGGGAGTGGTGTCTATTACTATTATATGAGTGGGAGATATGAAGGGGATTGGGTTGATGAGAAATATGATGGCTATGGTGTTGAAACATGGGCGAGAGGGAGTCGATATCGTGGGCAGTATAGGCAAGGGTTGAGACATGGATTTGGGGTTTATAAGTTCTATACTGGGGATGTTTATGCTGGTGAATGGTCTAGTGGGCAAAGCCATGGATGTGGTGCTCATACTTGTGAGGATGGGAGTAGATATGTTGGGGAGTTTAAGTGGGGTGTCAAACATGGTCTTGGCCACTACCATTTCAG AAATGGAGACACATATGCTGGAGAGTACTTTGCAGACAAAATGCATGGATTCGGGGTTTACCGTTTTGCCAATGGGCATCGATATGAAGGAGCCTGGCACGAGGGAAGGAGGCAAGGGCTTGGAATGTACACATTTAGGAATGGAGAGACACAATCTGGTCACTGGCAAAATGGTGTCCTTGATATCCCTAGCACTCAAAACATCCATCCCGGATCTCCAATTGCTGTTAACCATTCTAAAGTGTTGAATGCAGTTCAG GAAGCAAGAAGAGCTGCGGAGAAAGCATATGATGTGGCAAGAGTGGATGAGAGGGTGAACCGAGCAGTAGGTGCTGCGAATAAAGCCGCAAATGCAGCAAGAGTTGCAGCAGTGAAGGCAGTTCAAAAGCAAATGCACGATGGCGAAACTCAAACTGAAGGCATCCTTTCAATGGTGTAG
- the LOC113304351 gene encoding 60S ribosomal protein L37a-like isoform X2: protein MTKRTKKAGIVGKYGTRYGASLRKQIKKMEVSQHAKYFCEFCGKYAVKRQAVGIWGCKDCGKVKAGGAYTLNTASAVTVRSTIRRLREQTES from the exons ATG ACTAAGCGTACCAAGAAGGCTGGAATTGTCGGTAAATATG GTACCAGATACGGAGCTTCATTAAGGAAgcagattaagaagatggaagtgAGTCAGCATGCAAAGTACTTCTGTGAGTTCTGCGGAAAG TACGCTGTGAAGAGACAAGCTGTTGGAATCTGGGGATGCAAGGATTGTGGCAAAGTTAAAGCTGGTGGTGCTTACACTTTGAA CACCGCCAGTGCCGTGACAGTTAGAAGCACCATTAGAAGGTTGAGGGAGCAAACTGAATCATAG
- the LOC113304351 gene encoding 60S ribosomal protein L37a-like isoform X1, which translates to MQTKRTKKAGIVGKYGTRYGASLRKQIKKMEVSQHAKYFCEFCGKYAVKRQAVGIWGCKDCGKVKAGGAYTLNTASAVTVRSTIRRLREQTES; encoded by the exons ATGCAGACTAAGCGTACCAAGAAGGCTGGAATTGTCGGTAAATATG GTACCAGATACGGAGCTTCATTAAGGAAgcagattaagaagatggaagtgAGTCAGCATGCAAAGTACTTCTGTGAGTTCTGCGGAAAG TACGCTGTGAAGAGACAAGCTGTTGGAATCTGGGGATGCAAGGATTGTGGCAAAGTTAAAGCTGGTGGTGCTTACACTTTGAA CACCGCCAGTGCCGTGACAGTTAGAAGCACCATTAGAAGGTTGAGGGAGCAAACTGAATCATAG